The following coding sequences are from one Muntiacus reevesi chromosome 17, mMunRee1.1, whole genome shotgun sequence window:
- the HINT2 gene encoding adenosine 5'-monophosphoramidase HINT2 isoform X3, protein MAVARRLPAAPPQQAAERECWPRWEVPAAEGKMAAAAVLAAGLCVARRAVAVAGPRGVQVRGAAGVTDGNEVAKAQQAAPGGAAPTIFSRILDRSLPADILYEDQQLLGHLLLVAKKTAKAEGLGDGYRLVINDGKLGAQSVYHLHIHVLGGRQLQWPPG, encoded by the exons ATGGCAGTCGCTCGCCGGCTCCCCGCCGCCCCACCTCAGCAGGCTGCAGAGCGCGAGTGCTGGCCCAGGTGGGAGGTTCCCGCGGCCGAGGGGAAGATGGCAGCGGCCGCGGTGCTGGCCGCCGGGCTCTGCGTGGCGCGTCGGGCGGTGGCGGTGGCGGGGCCTCGGGGGGTGCAG GTCCGAGGAGCTGCAGGTGTGACTGATGGGAATGAAGTTGCCAAGGCCcagcaggcagctcctggggGGGCAGCCCCAACCATCTTCTCCCGGATCCTGGATCGGAGCCTCCCAGCTGACATCCTGTATGAGGACCAGCAG CTTCTCGGACACCTTCTCCTTGTGGCCAAGAAAACAGCAAAGGCTGAGGGGCTGGGTGATGGATACCGACTTG TGATCAACGATGGCAAGCTGGGTGCACAGTCTGTGTACCACCTACACATTCACGTACTTGGGGGCCGACAGCTCCAGTGGCCTCCAGGTTGA
- the HINT2 gene encoding adenosine 5'-monophosphoramidase HINT2 isoform X2, whose translation MGGKDPASTVAAEPVECAQERYPMGWRSSLPASAAANGSRSPAPRRPTSAGCRARVLAQVRGAAGVTDGNEVAKAQQAAPGGAAPTIFSRILDRSLPADILYEDQQCLVFRDVAPQAPVHFLVIPKKPIPRISQAEEEDQQLLGHLLLVAKKTAKAEGLGDGYRLVINDGKLGAQSVYHLHIHVLGGRQLQWPPG comes from the exons ATGGGAGGGAAAGATCCCGCGTCGACCGTGGCGGCGGAGCCAGTGGAGTGCGCCCAGGAACGCTACCCAATGGGATGGCGGAGTTCCCTTCCGGCCTCGGCCGCAGCCAATGGCAGTCGCTCGCCGGCTCCCCGCCGCCCCACCTCAGCAGGCTGCAGAGCGCGAGTGCTGGCCCAG GTCCGAGGAGCTGCAGGTGTGACTGATGGGAATGAAGTTGCCAAGGCCcagcaggcagctcctggggGGGCAGCCCCAACCATCTTCTCCCGGATCCTGGATCGGAGCCTCCCAGCTGACATCCTGTATGAGGACCAGCAG TGTCTCGTATTCCGGGATGTGGCCCCTCAGGCTCCTGTGCACTTTCTGGTCATTCCTAAGAAGCCCATTCCTCGGATTAGCCAGGCTGAAGAGGAAGACCAACAG CTTCTCGGACACCTTCTCCTTGTGGCCAAGAAAACAGCAAAGGCTGAGGGGCTGGGTGATGGATACCGACTTG TGATCAACGATGGCAAGCTGGGTGCACAGTCTGTGTACCACCTACACATTCACGTACTTGGGGGCCGACAGCTCCAGTGGCCTCCAGGTTGA
- the HINT2 gene encoding adenosine 5'-monophosphoramidase HINT2 isoform X1 has product MAVARRLPAAPPQQAAERECWPRWEVPAAEGKMAAAAVLAAGLCVARRAVAVAGPRGVQVRGAAGVTDGNEVAKAQQAAPGGAAPTIFSRILDRSLPADILYEDQQCLVFRDVAPQAPVHFLVIPKKPIPRISQAEEEDQQLLGHLLLVAKKTAKAEGLGDGYRLVINDGKLGAQSVYHLHIHVLGGRQLQWPPG; this is encoded by the exons ATGGCAGTCGCTCGCCGGCTCCCCGCCGCCCCACCTCAGCAGGCTGCAGAGCGCGAGTGCTGGCCCAGGTGGGAGGTTCCCGCGGCCGAGGGGAAGATGGCAGCGGCCGCGGTGCTGGCCGCCGGGCTCTGCGTGGCGCGTCGGGCGGTGGCGGTGGCGGGGCCTCGGGGGGTGCAG GTCCGAGGAGCTGCAGGTGTGACTGATGGGAATGAAGTTGCCAAGGCCcagcaggcagctcctggggGGGCAGCCCCAACCATCTTCTCCCGGATCCTGGATCGGAGCCTCCCAGCTGACATCCTGTATGAGGACCAGCAG TGTCTCGTATTCCGGGATGTGGCCCCTCAGGCTCCTGTGCACTTTCTGGTCATTCCTAAGAAGCCCATTCCTCGGATTAGCCAGGCTGAAGAGGAAGACCAACAG CTTCTCGGACACCTTCTCCTTGTGGCCAAGAAAACAGCAAAGGCTGAGGGGCTGGGTGATGGATACCGACTTG TGATCAACGATGGCAAGCTGGGTGCACAGTCTGTGTACCACCTACACATTCACGTACTTGGGGGCCGACAGCTCCAGTGGCCTCCAGGTTGA